The Edwardsiella tarda ATCC 15947 = NBRC 105688 region CGTTGATGCCGATGCCGGCACGCTGGGAGACATACTTCACGATGGCGCTCGAGGTGGCGTTGATGGAGTCCAGGCTGTCGCCGCACTCGATCAGCACGCAGGAGCTGAACTGGCGCGTCGGGGTACGCACTCCAGACATGATCGGCGTCGGCAGAGAGATCTTAAAGGTGGAGACCGCATCGTAGAAACGTTTGATGTAGTCCAGCCGTGTCTCACGCGGATAGTGGGAGAACAGGCAGGCAGACACCAGGATATACAGGAACTGGGCGCTCTCGTAGATCTCGCCGCTGACGCGGTTCTGCACCAGGTACTTGCCCTCCAACTGCTTGACCGCCGCATAGGAGAAGTTCATGTCGCGCCAGTGGTCGATAAAACCATCCATCTGTTCGAACTCATCACGGCTGAAGTCTTCCAGCAGATGGCGGTCATACTTGCCCATCTCCACCAGGCGCACCACGTGGTCGTACAGTTTCGGCGGCTCGAATTGGCCATAAGCCTTCTTGCGCAGGTGGAAGATGGCCAGACGCGCGGCCATATATTGGTAGTCCGGGGTCTCACGGGAGATCAGATCGGCGGCGGCCTTGATGATGGTTTCGTGGATATCCGCCGTGCGGATGCCATCATAAAACTGGATGTGGGAGCGTAGCTCAACCTGGGAGACCGAGACGTTCTGTAACCCTTCCGCGGCCCAATCGAGGACTCGGTGGATCTTGTCGAGGTTGATGCGCTCTTTTCTTCCGTCGCGTTTAGTGACGAGCAGACTCTGATTCATAGGATGCGTTCCTGTCCGTGTGATCCCCGGCGAGGCGTGCCCTGAGGGCCAGCGCCGCGCGGCATCAACACCCGGCGCACTAGTGGCTTGCTTGGGGTGTTAACACAATATATAGGGGGTTGGTGACGATGTGGCAACAAGATAGTGGTGTTTGCCGCGATTTGCAAGTGAACAAAATCGGCACGGCTTGTGGATAAGTTGGGGGTGAAATGTTACGGAGTGGACGGTAGACGGCGTCGGCTCTGGCACCATCCCCGTGGGGGATAAAATGGAGGCGGATTTAAAAAAATTGATCGTCTGCCGCTTTATTATTCATTGCTAAAATCACTAATCTTGATCTGCTTCGAGGTTGCTGCAAAAGCCATCGCATGGTGGACGGACGGCGCACCACTACCGCCCGCCTTACCTGCCTTTTCGCTACGCTCGCCTTAGTCCGCCTCGCGTTGGGCGTGCAACAGGTAGTTGACATCGACGCGGGTCCCGAGGGTGAAACGGTCACGCAGCGGGTTGTAGTGCATGCCGCACAGATGGCGTACCGTTAACGGGGTGCTGTCTAACCAGCCCATCAGCTCGGCGGGGCGGATAAATTTACGCGCATCATGGGTGCCTTTGGGGACCATCTTCAGCAGGTACTCGGCGCCGACGACCATCAGTAGCCACGACTTCGGGTTGCGGTTGATGGTCGAGAAGAATAACTGGCCGCCGGGCTTCACCAGGCGGGCGCAGGCATGTACGACCGAGCAGGGGTCGGGCACATGCTCCAGCATCTCCATGCAGGTGACCACATCATATTGTGCCGTGCCATCGGCGGCATGCTGTTCGACGGTCTCTTGGCGGTAGTCGACCGTGACTCCGCTCTCCAAGGCGTGCAGGCGCGCCACCTGGAGTGGCTCTCCTCCCATATCCAGCCCCGTCACGTCGGCACCGGCCTGCGCCATGGCTTCGGCCAGCAGACCGCCGCCACAGCCGACATCGAGCACCCGCTTGGCGAACAGCCCATCGGCTCGCTGCTGGATGTAATCCAGTCGGAGTGGATTGATGCGGTGTAGTGGTTTGAATTCGCCTTCGGGGCCCCACCAGCGTGAAGCGACGGCCTCAAACTTGGCAATTTCCTGCATATCAACGTTTTGTGACACCTCAGACTCCTTTAATTCGGCGCGCTGGCGCGCGCAAAAAATACCCATTAGCGCGGATTATACCTTTTCCACGCCACGGGCAAAGGGGCAGCGTTCAGGCAGGCAGGAATGGCGTGGCGCATTTCGCACAAGCAGTGCCTTTGTGGTATCATTGTCGTCTTTGTCATCGTGTATGCGCCTGGTTCTACTCGATGTATTGAGGGTAGCGGCAGATGAATAATTAGTAGAGGGATAGCAGCTCCATGAGCGACCTTGCCAGAGAGATTACGCCGGTCAATATCGAAGAAGAGTTGAAAAACTCGTATCTGGATTACGCCATGTCCGTTATCGTCGGTCGTGCGCTGCCGGATGTTCGGGATGGCCTGAAACCGGTACACCGTCGCGTCCTGTTCGCGATGAACGTGCTGGGCAATGACTGGAACAAACCATACAAAAAATCGGCCCGTGTGGTCGGTGACGTTATCGGTAAATATCACCCGCACGGTGACAGCGCGGTTTACGACACCATCGTGCGTATGGCGCAGCCCTTCTCCCTGCGTTACATGTTGGTTGACGGTCAGGGTAACTTCGGCTCCATCGACGGCGACTCCGCCGCGGCGATGCGTTATACCGAAGTGCGCATGGCTAAGATCGCCCATGAACTGTTGGCCGATCTAGAGAAAGAGACGGTGGATTATGTGCCCAACTACGACGGCACAGAGCAGATCCCCGACGTGCTGCCGACCAAGGTACCGAACCTGTTGGTGAACGGCTCGGCCGGTATCGCCGTGGGGATGGCGACTAACATTCCGCCCCATAACCTGACCGAAGTGATCAACGGTTGCCTGGCCTATATCGATGACGAGAACATCACCATCGAGGGGCTGATGGAGCACATCCCGGGGCCGGACTTCCCGACGGCGGCGATCATCAATGGCCGACGCGGTATCGAAGAGGCCTACCGTACCGGGCGCGGCAAGATCTACGTGCGTGCGCGCGCCGAGATCGAGACCGACGCCAAGAATGGTCGCGAGACCATCGTGGTGCATGAGATCCCTTACCAGGTCAACAAGGCGCGTCTGATCGAGAAAATCGCCGAGCTGGTGAAAGAGAAGCGTGTCGAAGGCATCAGTGCGCTGCGCGACGAGTCCGATAAAGACGGCATGCGTATCGTCATCGAGATCAAACGCGACGCGGTGGGCGAGGTGGTGTTGAACAACCTCTACTCCCAGACGCAGATGCAGGTCTCCTTCGGTATCAACATGGTCGCCCTGCATCAGGGGCAACCGAAGCTGCTGACCTTGAAAGAGTGCCTGGAAGCCTTCGTTCGCCACCGCCGCGAAGTGGTGACGCGCCGGACGATTTTCGAATTGCGCAAGGCGCGCGAACGCGCGCATATCTTGGAAGGTCTGGCCATCGCCCTGGCGAACATCGATCCGATCATCGAGATGATCCGTCATGCGCCGACGCCGGCGGAAGCCAAGGCGGCTCTGGTCTCCCACGCCTGGGCGCTGGGCAATGTGGCGGCGATGCTGGAGCGCGCCGGCGATGACGCCGCTCGTCCAGAATGGCTGGAGCCACAGTATGGCATCCGTGACGGTCACTACTACCTGACCGAGCAGCAGGCACAGGCGATCTTGGATCTGCGTCTGCAAAAGCTGACCGGCCTGGAGCACGAGAAGCTGCTGGATGAGTACAAGCTGCTGCTGGAGCAGATCGCCGCGTTGATCTTCATCCTGCAAAGCCCAGAACGCCTGATGGAGGTGATCCGCGAAGAGCTGATCGCCATCCGTGAACAGTTCGGCGACGCGCGTCGTACCGAGATCACCGCCAACACGGCGGACATCAACATCGAAGATCTGATCGAGCAGGAAGATGTGGTGGTCACCCTGTCGCATCAGGGCTACGTCAAGTATCAGCCGCTGAGCGACTACGAGGCCCAGCGTCGTGGCGGTAAGGGTAAGTCTGCCGCCCGTATTAAGGAAGAGGACTTCATCGAGCGCCTGCTGGTGGCCAACACCCATGACACCATCCTGTGCTTCTCTAGCCGTGGTCGCATGTATTGGATGAAGGTCTATCAGCTGCCGGAAGCCAGCCGTGGCGCCCGTGGCCGTCCGATCATCAACCTGTTGCCGCTGGAGGCCGATGAGCGTATCACCGCCATCCTGCCGGTGCGCGAGTACGCCGAAGGGGTGAATGTCTTCATGGCCACCGCCAGCGGGCCCGTGAAGAAGACGGCGCTGACCGAGTTCAGCCGTCCGCGTGCCGCGGGGATCATCGCGGTGAACCTGAACGACGGTGACGAACTGATCGGCGTCGATCTGACCGACGGTAACGATGAGGTGATGCTGTTCTCCGCCGCCGGTAAGGTGGTGCGCTTCAAGGAGGACGCTGTGCGTGCCATGGGCCGTACCGCCACCGGGGTGCGAGGGATTAAGCTGGCCGACGATGATCGCGTCGTCTCGCTGATCGTGCCGCACGGTGAGGGGGCGATCCTGACGGTGACTCAGAACGGTTACGGTAAGCGCAGCGCCGTGGCCGAGTATCCGACTAAGTCCCGTGCCACTCAGGGGGTCATCTCCATCAAGGTGACCGAGCGTAACGGTCGCGTGGTGGGCGCGGTGCAGATCGATGACGGTGACCAGATCATGATGATCACCGACGCGGGCACCTTGGTGCGTACCCGCGTCTCCGAGGTGAGCATCGTTGGGCGTAATACCCAAGGGGTGATCCTGATCCGTACCGCCGAGGATGAGCACGTCGTTGGCTTGCAACGCGTGGTCGAGCCGGTGGATGACGAAGAGCTGGACAGCATCGACGGTAGCGCCGCCGAAGGCGACGAGGAGATCGTGCCGGAGGTGGAGAACGACGACGAGGGGAGCGACGACGCGGAGTAAGCGTCGCCACGCCCGAGTAAACCAAGGCCGGTCTTGACCGGCCTTTTTGCTGTCTCCGCGCTTGTTGAGCCCCCGCTGGCGCGGCGCCAAGGGGGGCGATCGGCGTCAAGTCATTGCGCCGCGCGGGGTTTGCCGCTACCTTAACGCCATTCCTCCTGTCATCACGGTTACGGGTGCCACGTTGAAATATTTTGTCTCTTTTCGCACCACGCTCCGCCTGTCGCGCTACCTGTTCCGAACGCTGGCGTTGATGCTGTGGATCCTGGGCGCCCTGCTGACCACCTTCTATATTCTGAATCAGTTCCACCAGAAAGAGTCCGATATTCGCCAGGACTTCCACCTGAACTACGATCAGGCGGAGGCGGTGATCCGTCAGGCTAGCGCCACCATGCGCGACATTCGCTATATCGCCGAGAATCGCCTGGCCTGGTCGGGGGATGAGAGTATCCAGCCTTACAGCGGCGGGCTGTTGGACATCCACGGCGAGGTACCGCCGTTGTTGCCGGTATTCCCCGAGTCGGACTGCCGGCGAGCCAGCGACAACTATCGCACCTCGCTGCGGGCATTGAGCGGCTTCATCCGCTACTGGAAGGAGAACTTTGTCGCCGCCTACGATCTCAACCGCATCTTCGTCATCGGTGGTAGCAGCCTGTGCTTGGCGGATTTCAGCATTCGCAACGTACCGTTGGAGGGGGGGAACAGCCTGCGCTTATTACAGCAGCGTGTTAACCATTTCCGTAATAACAACGACAAGGAGCAGGTGTTGTACTGGGTGGTGCCGGGCACGCAACGGGACGTCGGCGCCCTGTATATCACTGCGCCAGTCTATGCGGCCACCCACCTGGAGGCGGTGCTGGGGATCGAGCAGACGCTGCGCCTAGAGGAGTTGACCAATCCCTCGGTACTGCCCATCGGGGTGACGCTGCTGAGCGATGACGGAGACGTGTTGCTGAGTTACGCCGAAAACGGGGGCGCGTTGCCGCTGCTGAATGGTTTGCCGGAGGATGACAACTATTTCGGCTATAACAGCGGCTACGATACCCTGCTGTTGAAGAAGAAGCTGCGTCCTAGCGGCCTGACTATCGTCTATTCGTTACCGGTACGGGTATTGCTGGAACGTTTTAACCTGCTGTTGATCAACGCCATCGTGCTGAACCTGATCAGCGCGCTGGTGCTGTTTGTGCTGACCTGGCTATTTGAGCGCAAGATGTTCCTCCCGGCGGAGAACAACGCGCTGCGCCTCGAGGAGCACGAGCAGTTTAACCGTAAGATTGTGGCGTCGGCGCCGGTGGGGATCTCGATCCTCCGGGTGAGTGACGGCAGCAACATCCTCAGTAACGAGTTGGCCCATAACTATACGCGCCAATTTACACCGGAAGATCGTCAACGCATCGTACGCCTGCTCAATGAAGAGCAGGTCAGCGTGCTGGATGTGATCACCGCGCAGAATCAGAACCTGCAAATCAGCTTCGTGCGCTCGCGTTACCGCAACGAGGAGGTGGCCATCTGCGCCATGGTCGACGTCAGTACCCGGGTGAAGATGGAGGAGTCGTTGCAGGAGATGGCGGCGGCGGCAGAGCAGGCCAGCCAATCCAAGTCGATGTTCCTGGCGACGGTCAGCCATGAGTTACGCACGCCGCTGTACGGCATCATCGGCAACCTGGATCTGCTGCGTACCAAGACGCTACCCGAGGAGGTACAACGTCTGCTGGGGGCGATGAGCAACTCGTCGGGACTACTGCTGAAGATCATCAATGACATCCTCGACTTCTCCAAGATCGAGTCGGAGCAGTTGAAGATCGAGCCGGGGCGCTTCGTCGCGCGCGAGGTGATCCCGCACATCATCGGCAACTACCTGCCGCTGGTGGTGCGTAAACGTCTGACCTTGTACTGCTTTATCGAGCCCGATGTCCCGGCGGAGATCAGCGGCGACATCATGCGTATTCAACAGGTGCTCTCTAACCTGTTGAGCAACGCCATCAAGTTTACCGATACCGGCTGCATTATCCTCCAGGCGCGAGTCAATGATTTTTATCTGGAGTTCCGTATCCGGGACACCGGGATGGGGATCCCGGCGCGTGATGTGCTGCGCCTGTTCGACCCCTTCTTCCAGGTA contains the following coding sequences:
- the ubiG gene encoding bifunctional 2-polyprenyl-6-hydroxyphenol methylase/3-demethylubiquinol 3-O-methyltransferase UbiG, whose product is MGIFCARQRAELKESEVSQNVDMQEIAKFEAVASRWWGPEGEFKPLHRINPLRLDYIQQRADGLFAKRVLDVGCGGGLLAEAMAQAGADVTGLDMGGEPLQVARLHALESGVTVDYRQETVEQHAADGTAQYDVVTCMEMLEHVPDPCSVVHACARLVKPGGQLFFSTINRNPKSWLLMVVGAEYLLKMVPKGTHDARKFIRPAELMGWLDSTPLTVRHLCGMHYNPLRDRFTLGTRVDVNYLLHAQREAD
- the gyrA gene encoding DNA topoisomerase (ATP-hydrolyzing) subunit A codes for the protein MSDLAREITPVNIEEELKNSYLDYAMSVIVGRALPDVRDGLKPVHRRVLFAMNVLGNDWNKPYKKSARVVGDVIGKYHPHGDSAVYDTIVRMAQPFSLRYMLVDGQGNFGSIDGDSAAAMRYTEVRMAKIAHELLADLEKETVDYVPNYDGTEQIPDVLPTKVPNLLVNGSAGIAVGMATNIPPHNLTEVINGCLAYIDDENITIEGLMEHIPGPDFPTAAIINGRRGIEEAYRTGRGKIYVRARAEIETDAKNGRETIVVHEIPYQVNKARLIEKIAELVKEKRVEGISALRDESDKDGMRIVIEIKRDAVGEVVLNNLYSQTQMQVSFGINMVALHQGQPKLLTLKECLEAFVRHRREVVTRRTIFELRKARERAHILEGLAIALANIDPIIEMIRHAPTPAEAKAALVSHAWALGNVAAMLERAGDDAARPEWLEPQYGIRDGHYYLTEQQAQAILDLRLQKLTGLEHEKLLDEYKLLLEQIAALIFILQSPERLMEVIREELIAIREQFGDARRTEITANTADINIEDLIEQEDVVVTLSHQGYVKYQPLSDYEAQRRGGKGKSAARIKEEDFIERLLVANTHDTILCFSSRGRMYWMKVYQLPEASRGARGRPIINLLPLEADERITAILPVREYAEGVNVFMATASGPVKKTALTEFSRPRAAGIIAVNLNDGDELIGVDLTDGNDEVMLFSAAGKVVRFKEDAVRAMGRTATGVRGIKLADDDRVVSLIVPHGEGAILTVTQNGYGKRSAVAEYPTKSRATQGVISIKVTERNGRVVGAVQIDDGDQIMMITDAGTLVRTRVSEVSIVGRNTQGVILIRTAEDEHVVGLQRVVEPVDDEELDSIDGSAAEGDEEIVPEVENDDEGSDDAE
- the rcsC gene encoding two-component system sensor histidine kinase RcsC, which translates into the protein MKYFVSFRTTLRLSRYLFRTLALMLWILGALLTTFYILNQFHQKESDIRQDFHLNYDQAEAVIRQASATMRDIRYIAENRLAWSGDESIQPYSGGLLDIHGEVPPLLPVFPESDCRRASDNYRTSLRALSGFIRYWKENFVAAYDLNRIFVIGGSSLCLADFSIRNVPLEGGNSLRLLQQRVNHFRNNNDKEQVLYWVVPGTQRDVGALYITAPVYAATHLEAVLGIEQTLRLEELTNPSVLPIGVTLLSDDGDVLLSYAENGGALPLLNGLPEDDNYFGYNSGYDTLLLKKKLRPSGLTIVYSLPVRVLLERFNLLLINAIVLNLISALVLFVLTWLFERKMFLPAENNALRLEEHEQFNRKIVASAPVGISILRVSDGSNILSNELAHNYTRQFTPEDRQRIVRLLNEEQVSVLDVITAQNQNLQISFVRSRYRNEEVAICAMVDVSTRVKMEESLQEMAAAAEQASQSKSMFLATVSHELRTPLYGIIGNLDLLRTKTLPEEVQRLLGAMSNSSGLLLKIINDILDFSKIESEQLKIEPGRFVAREVIPHIIGNYLPLVVRKRLTLYCFIEPDVPAEISGDIMRIQQVLSNLLSNAIKFTDTGCIILQARVNDFYLEFRIRDTGMGIPARDVLRLFDPFFQVGSGVQRHFHGTGLGLAICEKLVSLMDGDIAVESEPGLGSIFTIRLPMYQAVPAQPIQPALLQRTLWLDIHNARLERYLHALLSAAGARVCLCPASSDEAAQSVVISDHPLAAETPFATRIQLRADYLGHACSQAPGAWVLNTAAPLELLQLLNRLFAAPGDVVSEALVSSGDDEQAMSPQDFSDIAILIVDDHPINRRLLADQLNSLGFTQVSAACDGVDALGMLQQQPADIVLTDVNMPNMDGYQLTARLRQQGRTQPIVGVTANALAEERQRCIEVGMDSCLSKPVMREDLLASLSGYAVEIRRHRAATRGE